One segment of Cololabis saira isolate AMF1-May2022 chromosome 9, fColSai1.1, whole genome shotgun sequence DNA contains the following:
- the LOC133450886 gene encoding RING finger protein 214-like, producing MLLVGRPGGRKQGQFPGLAMDANEELTAGVSPELTSAEPVMKVQAVQTDSGSQSQSAGVQTLADWEEQAAAVVELGTELAEQVEDLTQQQQEKQEELQTYMVSLQKHKEEASLTHQGLLEKLESVRVKLQLNNSKATRKNFLVKKQELNAEKNRVEEERNRLAREMEDGGVKLAALAEEQGAEQRRWGAELQELRAELERCRKEAQDAQMQALREETVAVETQRDVAMNRIEAWHREVSQYLDLLRAESPPRLPPERQLWDHKEAAVRQNRVELQSRYQQVLQQLQQGRSLDALPRISTPALPPVPMADLRFRQVMRSLAPPPPRHFYPRQPLPPPPFRGPYPPQGYFLPPPGAAAAPTTAGPPIAAAGPPLAAAGPPGAAGKLEKVLEKLAVRFPLVSKNQLMAALQQVKSSRGTLKGLNLDQVLEQVGVRLAQGPPGGPGPIQRPGPPVPPGQRGSPGPAPGPAPQTRKLCFMCQELVDPGDRHPLGCSHAIHRACIQPWLQSSRKDCCPFCPGQ from the exons ATGTTGTTGGTTGGGAGGCCCGGGGGCAGAAAACAGGGACAGTTTCCAGGGTTAGCCATGGATGCTAACGAGGAGCTAACAGCTGGAGTTTCACCTGAACTCACGTCTGCAG AGCCGGTGATGAAGGTGCAGGCCGTGCAGACGGACAGCGGGTCTCAGTCTCAGTCCGCCGGCGTGCAGACGCTAGCGGACTGGGAGGAACAGGCGGCGGCGGTGGTGGAGCTAGGTACCGAGCTAGCGGAGCAGGTGGAGGATCtaacgcagcagcagcaggagaagcaggaggagctgcagacGTACATGGTGTCGCTGCAGAAGCACAAGGAGGAGGCCAGCCTGACGCACCAG GGTCTCCTGGAGAAACTGGAGTCTGTGCGAGTGAAGCTGCAGCTCAACAACTCCAAGGCCACGAGGAAAAACTTCCTGGTGAAGAAACAAGAGCTGAACGCTGAGAAGAACcgggtggaggaggagaggaacag GCTGGCCCGGGAGATGGAGGACGGCGGCGTGAAGCTAGCGGCGCTAGCGGAGGAGCAGGGGGCGGAGCAGCGGCGCTGGGGGGCGGAGCTACAGGAGCTGAGGGCGGAGCTAGAGCGCTGCAGGAAGGAGGCGCAGGACGCACAGATGCAGGCGCTGAGGGAAGAGACGGTCGCCGTGGAGACGCAGAGGGACGTGGCCATGAACCGCATCGAGGCCTGGCATCGAGAG GTGAGCCAGTACCTGGACCTCCTCCGGGCCGAGTCCCCGCCCCGGCTTCCCCCCGAGCGGCAGCTCTGGGACCACAAGGAGGCGGCGGTGCGGCAGAACcgggtggagctgcagagccgGTACCAGCAGGTCCTGCAGCAGCTACAGCAGGGACGGAGTCTGGACGCTCTACCCAGGATCAGCACGCCGGCGCTGCCGCCCGTACCCATG GCCGATCTCCGGTTCCGGCAGGTGATGCggtctctggccccgccccctccgagACACTTCTACCCCCGgcagcccctcccccccccgCCGTTCCGGGGCCCCTACCCCCCCCAGGGCTACTTCCTGCCCCCCCCCGGGGCCGCCGCCGCCCCCACCACGGCCGGGCCCCCCATAGCCGCCGCCGGGCCCCCGTTAGCCGCCGCCGGGCCCCCCGGGGCCGCCGGGAAGCTGGAGAAGGTCCTGGAGAAGCTGGCGGTTCGGTTCCCGCTGGTGTCCAAGAACCAGCTGATGGCGGCGCTGCAGCAGGTCAAGAGTTCCCGGGGGACCCTGAAGGGcctgaacctggaccaggtcctggagCAGGTGGGGGTCCGGCTGGCCCAGGGGCCCCCCGGGGGGCCGGGCCCCATCCAGCGGCCGGGCCCCCCGGTGCCGCCGGGGCAGAGAGGGAGTCCGGGCCCCGCTCCCGGGCCGGCCCCCCAGACCCGGAAACTGTGCTTCATGTGCCAAGAGCTGGTGGACCCGGGGGACCGGCACCCGCTGGGCTGCAGCCACGCCATCCACCGGGCCTGTATCCAGCCCTGGCTGCAGTCCAGCCGCAAGGACTGCTGCCCCTTCTGCCCCGGCCAGTGA